From the genome of Niallia sp. FSL W8-0635, one region includes:
- the resB gene encoding cytochrome c biogenesis protein ResB yields the protein MEHVKCECGHSIPHGTVLCESCGRTIGNKKDEVSEKLLDMRYDGGARRSQTYKKSLIDKIWNFFSSVKVGIWIIVLLLIASAIGTIFPQEMYIPPTVVPQEFYKDEYGFLGQMYYELGFHNLYSSWWYFLLIAALGISLVVASLDRFIPLYRALKKQGITRHESFLRRQRLFSETNVEENLDEQLDLIISNLKRKRYQVREENGHFLAEKSRFSRWGPYVNHVGLIIFLIGGMLRFVPGMYVDEMLWIRDGETSVIPGTDGKYYLTSDKFIMDTYQKDQEDEVFSNTLSRVGDGNVVKNFQTNVTLYERKGEIVHGAEPELEKIKDEQIRVNYPLKHDSYALYQTSYKLNELNKFNFNLVDKETEESFGKIKVDLLEPNKEYDLGNGYKVEIVTYLPNFYFNSEGVPDTKNRVPDNPAFVFNMISPEKPEGERSFIAIKQTFDPDEDNQLKMKFEGVETKNLSALTVRKDNTLWFLGVGGAIFMIGVIQGMYWNHRRIWIRRDGDNVLIAGHTNKNWYGIQNEVNGILKETSIQELTDQTNEKS from the coding sequence ATGGAACATGTCAAATGCGAATGTGGTCACTCCATTCCACATGGAACGGTTCTTTGTGAATCTTGTGGACGAACTATCGGGAATAAGAAGGATGAAGTTTCTGAAAAACTATTGGATATGAGATACGATGGAGGCGCAAGACGCTCACAAACATATAAAAAGTCACTTATCGATAAGATTTGGAACTTTTTCTCATCCGTTAAAGTAGGAATTTGGATAATTGTTCTTCTTTTAATTGCTTCTGCGATTGGAACCATTTTTCCTCAAGAGATGTATATTCCTCCAACCGTTGTCCCACAAGAGTTTTATAAAGATGAATATGGATTTCTTGGACAAATGTATTATGAATTAGGTTTTCACAATCTATATAGTTCATGGTGGTATTTTTTATTAATAGCAGCTCTTGGGATATCACTTGTTGTCGCGAGTTTGGACCGGTTTATTCCATTGTATCGCGCTTTGAAAAAGCAAGGGATTACACGTCATGAAAGTTTCTTGCGTAGACAACGTCTTTTCAGTGAAACAAATGTCGAAGAGAACCTTGATGAACAACTGGATTTGATAATATCCAACTTGAAGAGGAAGCGTTATCAAGTACGTGAAGAAAATGGTCATTTTCTAGCTGAAAAAAGTCGATTTTCAAGATGGGGACCTTATGTGAACCATGTTGGACTAATTATTTTCCTCATTGGAGGAATGCTGCGATTTGTGCCGGGGATGTATGTAGACGAAATGCTTTGGATTCGTGACGGTGAAACAAGTGTTATCCCAGGAACCGATGGAAAATACTATTTAACCAGCGATAAGTTCATTATGGATACCTATCAAAAAGATCAAGAGGATGAAGTTTTTTCTAATACTCTTTCACGAGTCGGAGATGGAAATGTCGTTAAAAACTTTCAAACAAACGTGACTTTGTATGAACGAAAGGGTGAAATTGTTCACGGGGCAGAACCTGAACTTGAAAAGATAAAAGATGAACAAATTAGAGTTAATTACCCCTTAAAACACGATTCATATGCTCTTTATCAAACCTCTTATAAATTAAATGAACTAAATAAGTTTAATTTTAATTTAGTAGACAAAGAGACAGAAGAAAGTTTTGGCAAGATTAAAGTTGATTTGTTAGAGCCAAACAAGGAGTATGATTTAGGCAATGGGTATAAAGTTGAAATTGTGACTTATTTGCCAAACTTCTATTTCAATAGTGAAGGTGTACCTGATACAAAAAACCGTGTTCCCGACAATCCAGCATTTGTATTTAACATGATATCTCCTGAAAAACCAGAAGGTGAAAGAAGCTTTATTGCCATTAAACAAACATTTGACCCAGACGAAGATAATCAATTAAAAATGAAATTTGAAGGCGTTGAAACAAAAAACCTGTCAGCCCTTACAGTTCGGAAAGATAATACGTTATGGTTTCTAGGAGTTGGCGGTGCTATTTTCATGATTGGAGTTATTCAAGGAATGTATTGGAATCATAGACGTATATGGATTAGACGGGATGGTGACAACGTATTAATTGCAGGACATACAAATAAAAATTGGTATGGTATACAAAATGAAGTGAACGGTATTTTAAAAGAAACCAGCATTCAAGAACTAACCGATCAAACAAACGAGAAAAGCTAA
- the ccsB gene encoding c-type cytochrome biogenesis protein CcsB, producing the protein MVALSSNLLYAAFLLYLVATFLFGGAIRDKRKQYEKPSKWAKVAITITILAFASHLGYFITRWVASGQAPVSNMFEFITAFSMMMVLAFIILYFIYKVAVLGLFTLPITLLIIAYGSMFPTDISPLIPALQSDWLAIHVTTTALGSAILASSFISGVIYLLRSVDQTKRSKGTFWLEVVMYTIVATLAFVVVTSVFRGMEYEAVYKWVDKNDQEVEMTYNLPSIVGPNQGELLTKGKMEAFVEVPAIIAAGKLNTVIWSSVTGLFLYGVLRLILRKRIAAALQPLTKNIKLDLVDEIGYRSVAIGFPIFTLGALIFAMIWAQIAWTRFWGWDPKEVWALITWLFYAAYLHLRLSKGWHGEKSAWLGVIGFGIIIFNLIFVNLIIAGLHSYA; encoded by the coding sequence GTGGTAGCCCTTAGCAGTAACTTATTATATGCAGCATTCTTACTATATCTAGTTGCAACATTTTTATTTGGAGGAGCTATTCGAGATAAGAGAAAACAATATGAAAAACCAAGTAAATGGGCAAAAGTCGCAATAACTATCACTATTCTAGCTTTTGCTTCCCATTTGGGATATTTTATTACTCGATGGGTCGCTTCTGGACAAGCGCCTGTTAGTAATATGTTTGAATTCATTACAGCCTTTAGCATGATGATGGTCCTGGCTTTCATAATTCTTTATTTTATCTATAAGGTAGCAGTATTAGGTTTGTTTACTTTACCAATAACATTATTGATTATTGCTTATGGGAGTATGTTTCCGACAGACATTTCTCCATTAATACCAGCACTTCAAAGCGATTGGCTTGCTATTCACGTAACAACAACTGCACTAGGTTCAGCTATTTTGGCCAGTAGTTTCATTTCAGGGGTCATTTATTTACTTCGTTCTGTTGATCAGACGAAACGCTCAAAAGGGACCTTTTGGCTAGAAGTTGTCATGTACACGATTGTGGCGACACTTGCTTTTGTAGTGGTTACAAGTGTTTTCAGAGGGATGGAGTATGAAGCCGTCTACAAATGGGTTGATAAAAATGATCAAGAGGTTGAAATGACATATAATCTACCTTCCATTGTAGGTCCAAATCAAGGTGAATTACTTACAAAAGGTAAAATGGAAGCCTTTGTTGAAGTACCAGCTATCATTGCAGCAGGCAAACTAAACACAGTTATCTGGTCATCTGTTACAGGTTTATTTTTATACGGGGTGCTAAGACTGATTTTAAGAAAAAGAATTGCTGCAGCGCTTCAGCCATTAACGAAAAATATCAAACTTGATTTGGTCGATGAAATCGGATACAGATCCGTTGCAATAGGTTTTCCAATATTCACTTTGGGTGCTCTTATTTTTGCGATGATCTGGGCTCAAATTGCGTGGACGCGTTTCTGGGGATGGGATCCTAAGGAGGTATGGGCCTTAATTACATGGTTATTTTATGCTGCCTATTTACACCTCCGCCTATCGAAAGGTTGGCATGGTGAAAAATCAGCATGGCTCGGAGTAATAGGTTTTGGAATTATTATTTTCAACCTAATTTTCGTTAATCTAATTATTGCTGGTCTACACTCTTATGCATAA
- the cysK gene encoding cysteine synthase A, producing the protein MKVANSIVELIGNTPLVKLNRVVNPDHADVYLKLEYFNPGSSVKDRIAIAMIEAAEKDGILKPGSTIVEPTSGNTGIGLAMVAAAKGYKTIIVMPETMSMERRNLLRAYGAELVLTPGPEGMGGAIRKAQELLEENPQYFVPQQFNNPANPKIHQETTGQELVGQAEEIGGIDAFVSGIGTGGTVTGAGQVLKEKFPAIHIVAVEPVASPVLSGGKPGPHKIQGIGAGFIPEILDTEIYDEVITVENEQAFETSRLVAKQEGILGGISSGAAIYAALKVAEKLGKGKKVVAIIPSNGERYLSTPLYQFEG; encoded by the coding sequence ATGAAAGTGGCTAATTCAATTGTAGAACTTATCGGGAATACTCCACTTGTTAAACTAAATCGCGTTGTAAATCCTGATCATGCAGATGTCTATTTAAAGCTTGAATATTTTAACCCAGGAAGTAGTGTAAAGGATCGTATTGCTATAGCCATGATTGAAGCAGCTGAAAAAGATGGAATCCTAAAGCCGGGAAGTACGATTGTTGAGCCAACTAGTGGAAATACAGGAATTGGGTTAGCAATGGTAGCTGCCGCAAAGGGATACAAAACGATTATCGTCATGCCAGAAACCATGAGTATGGAACGTCGAAATTTACTCCGTGCCTATGGTGCCGAGCTCGTTTTAACTCCTGGACCGGAAGGTATGGGGGGAGCAATTCGCAAAGCTCAAGAGTTATTGGAGGAAAATCCACAGTATTTTGTTCCTCAGCAGTTTAATAATCCAGCCAATCCAAAAATCCATCAAGAAACAACTGGACAAGAGCTTGTTGGTCAAGCTGAAGAAATTGGTGGAATTGATGCTTTTGTTTCTGGAATTGGTACAGGAGGTACGGTTACAGGTGCTGGTCAGGTCCTTAAGGAAAAGTTTCCAGCAATACATATTGTTGCCGTTGAGCCAGTAGCATCCCCAGTCCTTTCTGGCGGTAAGCCAGGACCTCATAAAATTCAAGGAATTGGAGCTGGATTCATACCGGAAATTTTAGATACTGAAATTTATGATGAGGTCATTACAGTAGAGAATGAGCAAGCTTTTGAAACTTCACGTCTGGTAGCAAAACAAGAAGGGATTCTTGGTGGGATTTCTTCAGGAGCTGCCATATATGCTGCCTTGAAAGTAGCTGAGAAGCTTGGTAAAGGAAAAAAAGTTGTTGCGATTATTCCAAGTAATGGAGAAAGATATTTAAGCACACCTCTTTATCAATTCGAAGGTTAA
- a CDS encoding CadD family cadmium resistance transporter, which yields MNLILTILSALGSFIVTNIDDIFVLMLLFSQASSQAKASNGRTVNMQPKGSRIYPKDIVIGQYLGFALLVLISLLATFGVTLIPDQWVGLLGLIPIYLGVKLFIKGEDENEGAILSSLNKFNKFYLSVAFITFANGGDNIGIYVPFFSTLNNNQLVITVVTFFIMVAVWCLIGYRLARFRYVSETLEKYGRWVIPIVFIGLGLYIMAENNIFSNLWSHFVNFENN from the coding sequence ATGAATTTAATTTTAACTATTCTCTCTGCTTTAGGGTCTTTTATAGTAACCAATATCGATGATATTTTTGTCTTGATGTTGCTGTTCTCTCAGGCAAGTTCACAAGCTAAAGCAAGTAATGGCCGAACGGTTAACATGCAGCCGAAGGGAAGTCGTATTTACCCTAAAGATATAGTCATTGGCCAATATCTTGGTTTTGCACTTTTAGTTTTAATTAGCCTTTTAGCTACATTTGGAGTAACACTCATTCCTGATCAGTGGGTAGGATTATTAGGACTAATCCCGATCTACCTAGGAGTTAAACTGTTTATAAAGGGTGAAGATGAAAATGAAGGTGCTATTCTTTCCAGTTTAAATAAATTTAATAAGTTCTATTTAAGTGTAGCCTTTATCACCTTTGCTAATGGTGGAGATAATATTGGAATTTATGTTCCGTTCTTTTCTACTTTAAATAACAACCAACTGGTCATTACAGTTGTTACTTTCTTTATAATGGTTGCGGTCTGGTGTTTAATCGGATATCGTCTAGCAAGATTCAGATATGTTTCTGAAACACTTGAGAAATACGGCCGATGGGTTATTCCAATTGTGTTTATAGGATTAGGCCTTTATATCATGGCAGAAAATAATATATTTTCTAACCTGTGGTCTCACTTCGTAAATTTTGAAAATAATTAA
- the lspA gene encoding signal peptidase II translates to MTTLYWIIILTVSIDQLCKYLVRNFMDYGQSIPLINGVFQLTSHRNAGAAWGIFSGQKIFLISIAIIVIVFGLIYSRKVSDKLTRIAFGFFIGGAMGNVVDRLIFGEVTDMFEVTFINYPIFNTADVFLVSGAILLMISTYRESKTQKNLS, encoded by the coding sequence GTGACGACTTTGTATTGGATCATTATTCTCACAGTAAGTATTGATCAATTATGTAAATATTTAGTTCGAAATTTTATGGACTACGGACAATCCATTCCACTTATCAATGGTGTTTTTCAATTAACATCTCATCGTAATGCGGGTGCTGCCTGGGGAATTTTTTCGGGACAAAAAATATTCTTGATTAGTATTGCAATTATTGTTATTGTCTTTGGCCTTATTTATTCTCGTAAAGTCTCCGATAAGCTAACACGTATAGCCTTTGGATTTTTTATAGGAGGTGCAATGGGAAACGTTGTAGATCGTTTAATTTTTGGGGAAGTAACAGATATGTTCGAAGTTACATTTATTAATTATCCAATTTTTAATACTGCGGATGTATTTTTAGTTAGTGGAGCTATTTTATTAATGATAAGTACTTATAGAGAATCTAAAACACAAAAAAATCTATCCTAG
- a CDS encoding cytochrome c biogenesis CcdA family protein: protein MEQLSLFLAFGAGLLSFISPCSLPLYPAFLSYITGVSINDLKEGKGILRRKAFIHTILFLVGFSIIFLALGLSTSFIGTFFMDYQDLLRQLGAIVMVFFGLVLTGVLKFDFLLSDKKIHFQKRPSGYIGSILIGLGFAAGWTPCTGPILAGVIALGVSDPGKGLLYMLFYVLGFSIPFLLMSLFIDKMTFLKKHSAIFMSIGGILMIVMGGLLYFNMMTKIIAVLTSLFGGFTGF from the coding sequence TTGGAACAACTAAGCTTATTTCTTGCATTTGGTGCAGGTCTTTTATCATTTATTTCGCCTTGTTCACTTCCTTTGTATCCAGCTTTTCTTTCCTATATTACAGGAGTGTCTATAAATGACCTAAAAGAAGGAAAAGGTATTTTAAGAAGGAAAGCTTTTATACACACCATCTTGTTTTTGGTAGGATTTTCCATCATATTTTTAGCTTTGGGACTTTCTACTTCTTTTATCGGTACATTTTTTATGGATTATCAAGATTTGTTAAGGCAACTTGGAGCTATTGTGATGGTGTTTTTTGGTTTAGTTCTAACAGGGGTTCTTAAATTTGATTTCCTACTTTCTGATAAGAAAATTCATTTTCAAAAGAGGCCTTCAGGTTATATTGGATCAATTTTAATTGGGCTTGGTTTTGCTGCTGGATGGACTCCTTGTACAGGTCCAATTCTTGCAGGTGTCATTGCATTAGGTGTATCAGACCCAGGAAAAGGATTACTATACATGCTGTTCTATGTCTTAGGTTTTTCTATTCCATTTCTATTAATGTCTTTATTTATCGATAAGATGACTTTTCTAAAGAAACACAGTGCAATCTTTATGTCAATAGGAGGCATTTTGATGATTGTGATGGGGGGATTATTGTACTTTAATATGATGACAAAAATTATTGCAGTCTTAACAAGTTTGTTCGGAGGATTTACTGGATTTTAA
- a CDS encoding class I SAM-dependent methyltransferase has translation MDKNKKGDYIPALKYHWMTRFYDPLIQWGMQEKKFKTHLVKQANLQQKETIMDLACGTGTLALLIQQSQPGVQVIGVDADPEILSIAMEKIKETQVNNITFEEGFSYKLPFSNNLFHHIFTSLFIHHLTLEMKKKTFEEVYRTLKSGGQFHIIDFEKPQNWLMRVAFFPIQFLDGFETTSNHVKGVIPSLLKETGFVLIEETGQFSTITGTLRAYKAFKP, from the coding sequence ATGGATAAAAACAAGAAAGGTGATTATATCCCTGCACTAAAATACCATTGGATGACTCGATTTTATGATCCGTTAATTCAATGGGGAATGCAAGAAAAAAAGTTTAAAACGCATTTAGTTAAGCAAGCAAACCTCCAACAAAAGGAAACGATAATGGATTTAGCTTGCGGTACAGGTACGCTGGCACTTTTAATACAGCAATCACAACCTGGTGTGCAAGTAATTGGGGTTGATGCTGATCCTGAAATATTATCAATTGCTATGGAGAAAATTAAAGAAACTCAAGTTAATAATATCACCTTTGAGGAAGGGTTTTCTTATAAACTTCCCTTTTCCAATAATCTATTTCATCACATATTTACAAGTTTATTTATTCATCATTTAACTCTGGAAATGAAAAAGAAAACATTTGAAGAAGTTTATCGGACACTCAAATCTGGTGGCCAATTCCATATTATTGATTTTGAAAAGCCACAAAATTGGTTGATGCGTGTTGCATTTTTTCCTATTCAATTTTTAGATGGGTTTGAAACAACTTCAAATCATGTTAAAGGGGTTATCCCTAGCCTATTAAAAGAAACAGGATTTGTTTTAATAGAAGAAACTGGACAATTTTCAACTATCACGGGCACACTAAGGGCATATAAAGCTTTTAAGCCATAA
- a CDS encoding ArsR/SmtB family transcription factor has translation MSLVDKNIKDTLKDECEIYCYDPIKVSRLQDLLSSKSTLHLSKKFKLLADETRLKIILSLAIEGELCVCDVANIIQSSIATASYHLRFLKRSGVANYRKEGKLAFYYIDDEIFKSMVLLSFHHKES, from the coding sequence TTGTCATTAGTTGATAAAAATATAAAAGATACTCTAAAAGATGAATGTGAGATCTATTGTTATGACCCTATAAAAGTATCAAGGTTACAAGATTTGTTAAGTTCTAAAAGTACACTTCATCTATCAAAAAAATTTAAACTTCTTGCTGATGAGACACGATTAAAGATTATTCTTTCATTAGCTATAGAAGGGGAACTTTGTGTATGTGATGTGGCTAATATTATTCAGTCCTCTATAGCTACAGCTTCGTATCATTTGAGGTTTTTAAAACGCTCAGGTGTAGCTAACTATAGAAAGGAAGGTAAATTAGCATTTTACTATATCGATGATGAAATTTTTAAATCGATGGTTCTACTTTCTTTTCATCATAAGGAGAGTTGA
- the merT gene encoding mercuric transport protein MerT, which produces MKERVSQLATIFSAFVMAGCCLGPLIFIPLGLTGFAGALAFYSLKYRLLFSIVTIILLAYSFYMVYGRKGKRKSSIIGLWITTFFVFCMFLFLFLVEGGL; this is translated from the coding sequence ATGAAGGAAAGAGTGTCGCAATTAGCTACCATCTTTTCGGCTTTTGTTATGGCTGGATGCTGCCTGGGCCCGTTGATTTTTATCCCCCTGGGATTAACCGGTTTTGCCGGAGCATTAGCCTTCTACTCATTGAAATATCGATTATTGTTTAGCATCGTAACGATTATCCTTCTTGCTTACTCCTTTTACATGGTTTATGGAAGAAAGGGAAAAAGAAAAAGTTCTATCATCGGCTTATGGATCACGACATTTTTCGTTTTTTGTATGTTTCTTTTTTTATTTCTAGTTGAAGGTGGATTATAA
- the resA gene encoding thiol-disulfide oxidoreductase ResA: protein MKNKRTRSIVRISLLLLMALAVAYTLYQNFFTERIRVQAGDQAPDFVLEDMNGNNVQLSDLKGKGVFLNFWGTWCKPCEKEMPYMERQYNHFKNLGVEILAVNIAESDIAIESFVNRHGLTFPILKDKDRAVTEAYDITPIPTTFLIDKKGKVLKVITGSMTERDIANYMELIKP from the coding sequence ATGAAAAACAAAAGAACCAGATCTATTGTACGTATTAGCCTTCTACTTCTTATGGCTTTAGCAGTAGCCTATACTCTTTATCAAAACTTTTTCACTGAAAGAATACGGGTTCAAGCAGGGGATCAAGCACCTGATTTTGTTCTTGAAGATATGAACGGTAACAACGTTCAACTTTCTGATTTAAAAGGAAAAGGAGTTTTTCTAAACTTTTGGGGTACTTGGTGCAAGCCTTGTGAAAAGGAAATGCCATATATGGAAAGACAGTATAACCATTTTAAGAATCTTGGTGTAGAGATATTGGCGGTTAATATTGCAGAAAGTGATATTGCTATTGAATCGTTTGTAAATAGGCATGGGCTTACATTTCCTATACTTAAAGATAAAGATCGAGCTGTGACGGAAGCATATGACATAACCCCGATTCCTACAACATTTTTGATCGATAAGAAAGGAAAAGTGTTAAAAGTGATCACAGGAAGTATGACCGAAAGGGATATAGCAAATTACATGGAACTCATTAAGCCATAG
- the merA gene encoding mercury(II) reductase: protein MKKYRVNVQGMTCTGCEEHVAVALENMGANGIEVDFRRGEAVFELPNDVEVETAKKVIAEAKYQPGEVEEIQLQEMVQLGDEGDYDYIIIGSGGAAFSSAIEAVKYGAKVAMIERGTIGGTCVNIGCVPSKTLLRAGEINHLAKNNPFVGLHTSAGEVDLAPLIKQKNELVTELRNSKYVDLIDDYGFELIEGEAKFVDEKTVEVNGALISAKRFLIATGASPAKPNIPGLNEVDYLTSTSLLELKKVPKRLVVIGSGYIGMELGQLFHNLGSEVTLMQRSERLLKEYDPEISESVEKSLVEQGINLVKGATYERIEKNGDIKKVLVEVNGKKRIIEADQLLVATGRTPNTATLNLQAAGVEIGSRGEIIIDDYSRTTNTRIYAAGDVTLGPQFVYVAAYQGGVAAGNAIGGLNKKLNLEVVPGVTFTGPAIATVGLTEQQAKDKGYEVKTSVLPLDAVPRALVNRETTGVFKLVADSKTMKVLGAHVVAENAGDVIYAATLAVKFGLTIDDIRETLAPYLTMAEGLKLAALTFDKDVSKLSCCAG, encoded by the coding sequence ATGAAAAAATATCGAGTAAACGTTCAAGGAATGACCTGTACGGGTTGCGAAGAGCATGTTGCTGTTGCTCTTGAAAACATGGGAGCAAACGGGATTGAAGTGGATTTTCGCCGTGGGGAAGCTGTATTTGAACTTCCAAATGACGTAGAAGTTGAAACAGCGAAGAAAGTGATTGCTGAAGCTAAATATCAACCAGGAGAAGTTGAAGAAATACAATTGCAAGAAATGGTACAGTTAGGTGATGAAGGTGACTATGATTACATCATCATTGGTTCCGGCGGAGCTGCCTTTTCATCAGCCATTGAAGCCGTGAAATATGGAGCAAAAGTGGCGATGATTGAGCGTGGAACAATTGGTGGAACATGTGTAAATATTGGTTGTGTTCCTTCAAAGACCTTGTTACGTGCTGGCGAAATTAATCATTTAGCAAAAAACAATCCGTTTGTAGGATTGCATACATCAGCCGGTGAAGTTGATTTGGCGCCATTGATTAAACAAAAAAATGAGTTGGTAACAGAGCTTAGAAACTCTAAATATGTTGATTTAATTGATGACTATGGTTTCGAATTAATAGAAGGTGAAGCAAAATTCGTAGATGAAAAAACTGTTGAAGTGAACGGAGCACTTATATCGGCTAAACGATTCTTAATCGCGACAGGTGCTTCACCAGCTAAACCAAACATTCCTGGGCTAAATGAGGTAGATTATTTAACTAGCACGTCTTTACTTGAATTAAAGAAGGTACCAAAACGTCTTGTGGTTATTGGTTCTGGTTATATTGGCATGGAATTAGGACAACTATTTCATAATCTCGGCTCAGAAGTTACGTTAATGCAACGAAGTGAACGCCTCTTAAAAGAATATGATCCAGAGATTTCAGAATCAGTTGAAAAATCTCTAGTCGAACAAGGAATAAATCTTGTAAAAGGAGCAACCTATGAACGAATCGAAAAAAATGGAGACATAAAAAAGGTTCTTGTAGAAGTTAATGGCAAGAAGCGTATCATTGAAGCAGATCAATTGCTAGTTGCGACAGGCAGAACACCAAACACGGCTACTTTAAACTTACAGGCAGCAGGCGTGGAAATAGGTTCTCGTGGTGAAATCATAATAGATGATTATTCAAGAACAACAAATACTCGTATTTATGCCGCAGGAGATGTCACGCTAGGTCCCCAATTCGTGTATGTGGCAGCCTATCAGGGTGGAGTGGCAGCAGGAAATGCTATCGGAGGACTGAACAAAAAGCTAAATTTAGAAGTGGTTCCAGGGGTTACGTTTACGGGCCCGGCAATTGCAACCGTTGGTTTAACGGAGCAACAGGCAAAAGATAAAGGCTATGAGGTTAAAACATCCGTTTTACCGTTAGATGCCGTTCCGAGGGCCTTGGTTAATCGGGAAACAACAGGCGTGTTTAAATTAGTGGCAGACTCGAAAACAATGAAAGTTTTGGGAGCTCATGTGGTGGCAGAAAATGCAGGAGACGTAATTTATGCAGCTACATTAGCTGTCAAATTCGGTTTAACCATAGATGATATTCGCGAAACCCTTGCCCCATATTTAACAATGGCAGAAGGGTTAAAATTAGCTGCCCTTACGTTTGATAAAGATGTTTCAAAATTATCTTGTTGTGCTGGTTAA
- the merP gene encoding mercury resistance system substrate-binding protein MerP, protein MLVVSACSNEKEAQNTIDAKEHVKATIEKTKTGTFTVLGMDCCPPSVVKDVLKQVNGVGKTAIKVSGSKGKVTVSYDDKKTDLKSIKLAVSDLGLGVE, encoded by the coding sequence CTGTTAGTGGTTAGTGCGTGTAGTAACGAAAAAGAAGCACAAAATACTATAGATGCTAAGGAGCATGTAAAAGCTACCATTGAAAAAACTAAAACAGGGACATTTACGGTTTTGGGGATGGATTGTTGTCCGCCTTCAGTTGTCAAAGATGTTTTGAAACAAGTGAATGGTGTTGGCAAAACAGCCATTAAAGTCAGTGGAAGTAAGGGGAAAGTAACAGTATCTTATGATGATAAGAAAACGGATTTAAAATCAATTAAGTTGGCAGTGTCGGATTTAGGGCTTGGAGTCGAGTAA